From Marivirga harenae, one genomic window encodes:
- a CDS encoding DUF6588 family protein, with amino-acid sequence MKRIFTGIILAIYSLANLNDTQAQDFEQVVNSGVADANTYLEHYMNPVATSIGNGLANGWYNTAKPHKTLGFDLTFNINMATIPDAAKTFEFVASEYDNISLADPSNTSLPTFVGSSTNQQLQISGEREIAAGQSVSYTENIGAPDGILGDLDYPGPLAIPTPTVQLGIGIVKSTDLIIRFTPEINVGDFSFQSFGFGVKHDFKQWIPGMKLLPFDLSGLIGFNRISTNYQIDESQGQFAEFGASATTIQAIISKKLLFFTPYAGLGVNIVRSNFAMKGDYEFSGGGESYTVTDPIDLTFDGSGGPRFTVGARVKILWVLALNVDYTIQKYNTLSVGMGLNIR; translated from the coding sequence ATGAAAAGAATATTTACAGGAATAATTTTAGCTATTTATAGTTTAGCTAACTTGAATGATACTCAAGCGCAAGACTTTGAGCAAGTTGTAAATTCAGGAGTGGCAGATGCCAATACCTATTTAGAACATTATATGAACCCAGTGGCTACCTCAATAGGTAATGGTTTAGCGAATGGTTGGTATAACACGGCAAAACCGCATAAGACCTTGGGATTTGATTTGACTTTCAATATCAATATGGCCACTATCCCGGATGCGGCAAAAACATTTGAGTTCGTGGCTTCAGAATATGATAATATATCACTAGCCGACCCAAGTAATACCAGCTTACCTACTTTTGTAGGAAGTAGTACAAATCAGCAGCTACAGATAAGTGGAGAGAGAGAAATCGCAGCAGGTCAAAGCGTTTCGTACACGGAGAATATTGGTGCACCAGACGGTATACTGGGAGATTTGGATTATCCTGGTCCTTTAGCTATTCCAACCCCTACTGTACAGCTAGGAATTGGAATTGTTAAAAGTACTGACTTAATAATCAGATTTACACCAGAAATAAATGTTGGGGATTTTAGTTTTCAATCATTCGGGTTTGGAGTAAAACATGATTTCAAACAATGGATCCCGGGAATGAAATTATTACCTTTTGATCTGTCTGGATTAATTGGTTTCAATAGAATTTCAACTAATTACCAAATTGATGAGAGTCAAGGTCAATTTGCAGAATTCGGTGCCAGTGCAACAACTATTCAAGCTATAATTTCAAAAAAGCTATTATTTTTCACCCCATATGCGGGTCTCGGAGTAAATATTGTGAGATCAAATTTCGCTATGAAAGGTGATTATGAATTTTCCGGAGGAGGAGAATCTTATACCGTTACAGATCCAATTGATTTAACTTTCGATGGTAGCGGTGGACCTAGATTTACTGTTGGTGCACGAGTAAAGATTTTGTGGGTCTTGGCATTAAATGTTGATTACACGATACAAAAGTACAATACACTTTCAGTTGGTATGGGATTGAATATCCGATAA